AACGTTCAATGCGGGAGGATGTTCCTCCTGCCACGCGGTGCCGAAGCAGGACGACCGCACGCGGCTCGGCGGCGGGCTCGCGATACCGTCGCCGTTCGGCACCTTCTATGCCCCGAACATCTCGCCCGACCCGAACGACGGCATCGGCCGCTGGAGCGAGGCCGATTTCGTCACCGCGGTCATGAAGGGCACCTCGCCGTCGGGGACGCACTATTTTCCGGCGTTTCCCTACACGTCCTATCAGCACGCCAGGGTCAATGACGTGCGCGACCTGTTCGCCTATCTCAAGACCTTGCCGCCGGTCGCGGGCAAGGTGCGCGAGCACGATTTGCCGTTTCCCTTCAACATCAGGCGCGATGTCGGCGTCTGGAAATTCCTGTTCATGGACGGCAAGCCGTTCATCGCTGATGCGAGCCGCTCGGCGCATTGGTACCGCGGCGCCTATCTCGTCAACAGTTTCGGCCATTGCGCCGAGTGTCACAGCCCGCGCAATTTCCTCGGCGGCATCATCACTTCGCAGCGCTTCGCCGGTGGCCCGAATCCGGAGGGCGAGGGCTGGGTGCCCAACATCACGCCGCGGGGGATCGCGGACTGGAGCGCAAAGGACATCGCCTATTTCCTCGAGAGCGGCCAGACGCCGGACGGCGACAGCGCCGGCGGATCGATGGTGCGCGTGATCCGCAACACCTCGCAGCTCTCGTCAAGCGATCGCGACGCGATCGCCGAGTACATCAAGTCGCTGCCGCCGGTCGACGGGCCGCCGAAGCCGACGCGCAAGGCGGACAAGAGTGATCCTTCATGATGGCGCCTGATGATGCTTGGCCTTTCATCCGCGCCATGCGCTGGCGGCAATGACCATCAAGCCACCGGCAATCGCAAGATCCTTGAAGAATAGCGTTCGTTCCACCTTGTCGGCGAGGTCGAGGTGGAATCCGAACGCGGTCGCGAGGCAGAACAGCGCCAGCGCGCCGGCGGCGAATGACAGCTGCCAGCCGATCATCAACGCCAGGCCCGCGCCAAGCTCCAGCGCGATCACCAGCGGCAGCAGCACGCCGGGAATATGGTGTGCCGCCATGTGGTCGAGGAACGGCTTCGGGCCAGCGATCTTGGCTGCGCCGGCAAGGATGAACAGCAATGCGAGCAGGCTTCGTCCGGCAATCGTGACCATCGTGATCGGCATCAGGGGACCCTCCGGGCTTGTCATTGGCTGTACCGACCGTCGCTCTTGGCCTGTGAAGCGAACAGGACGGCGGACAGGATGAAGGCAAAGACGAAGAAGATTGTCCGTGCGAGGACCAGCGCCTTCGCCTGCTCCACCGGCGTGACCGAAATCAGGATCCCGAACGGGATGTAGCACCACAGCACCACCGCGATCGTCCTGCCGAGCCTGCCGAACTGCAGGAAGCCGAACGAGAACAGCAAGGCTGCGAGATAGCTGGCGTGAAACTTGACCTGGGAGACGGAGCGGGCGGTCTGGAAGTAGTCCTGCGAACCCCTGGTGGTGAGGATACCGATCACCATGGTGGCGACGCTCAACGCCGCGAGCGTCGCCAGAATCGCGAGCGTCCGGTCCAATGGCCTGATCTGCATGATATAGCTACTCCGTGCGCGTGTAGCCGACTCGTCGCGTTACAAATATCAACTGCTATCTGAAAATAGATATCAGATGATATCTGAAAATCAATTGGTATTTTAAATCCGGGAGCCTTGTCCGTTGCCCAGGCTAAATCGCGAGGAAAGTCAGGCCCGTACGAAGAGTCTCCTGATCGAGGCGGCGCGCGAGGAGATCATCAAGAAGGGGTTTGCGCAGGCCTCCGTGCGCGACATCGCCGACGCAGCCGGATTTTCGCAGGGCGCGTTCTATTCGAATTTTCCCGACAAGGAGGCGATCCTGCTGGAACTGGTGCAGCAGCACCAATCCGAGGAGCGTGCAAAAATCGAAAGCGTATTGGGGCAGACGCCGGGCGAGCCTGCGAAGGTGATGGCGGGCCTTGAAAAATGGGCCGCCACCGCCAATTCGGATCCGGGGTTTGCCGTGCTGGCGATCGAGCTGCAATTGCAGGCGCTGCGCAGCCCGACTTTCGCGCAAGGCTATAACGAACTCAACCGCAAGCACCGCCGTGCCCTGGGCGTGTTGGTGACGCGGCTGTTCGAGTTGCTTGGCAAGCAGGCGCCCGCTGATCCCGTGGAGATCGCGACCGGCTTCATCGCATTGGGCCGCGGCATGGCGCTGTTGTCGAGGGGCGGCGAAGTGAGTCGCAGCGGCCGTATCGTTGTCACGTTCCTGAAGGCGCTGATCGACGCGGCGCCGGCCGCCTAGAGCATGATCCGGAAAAGTGTGAAGCGGTTTTCCGAAACGATCATGCTCAAACAAGGAGCTAAAGCGCGACGACGATTCAACCCAATCTCATCGCGCATTGGCCGCGCGCACCTCGCCAATCGGGCATTTGGGAAGATCGATGCGTTACTTCGCGCCGAACGCCTTGAAGGTGATGATGGTGAGGGTGTCCTGGATGCCCGGGATCACCTGAACCTTCTCGTTGATGAAATGGCCGATGTCGGTGTCGTGGTCGACGTAGAACTTGACCAGGAGGTCGTAGTTGCCCGCGGTGGAATAGATCTCGGACGCAATCTCGGCTTCCGCCAGCGCGTTGGCGACGGTGTAGGACTGGCCGAGCTTGCATTTGATCTGGACGAAGAAAGGAACCATCAAAGTCGTCTCCGGGGATTTCCGTGACTATAGGCCCAAAACGGGCCGCCAAAGCAAGGGTCAAGGCGGCGCCAACCTGCGGTAAAGTCAGGCGAACTTGCTGCCGATGGGCGGGCGGGCTAGGACAGGCCATGATCTTGTTCGTGATGGTCTCATTCGTTTCAACCGCCGGTGCCGCAGCATGACGCCGGTCGCGCTCACCATCGCCGGCTCGGATTCCTCGGGCGGGGCGGGCATCCAGGCCGACCTCAAGAGCTTTGCCGCGCTCGGGGTCTATGGCGCCTCGGCGATCACGGCGCTGACCGCGCAGAACACCACGGGGGTCAGCGGAATCCATCCGGTGCCGGCTTCGTTCGTCACCGCGCAGATCGATGCGGTGTTCTCCGATCTCGACGTCGGCGCGGTCAAGATCGGCATGGTGGCGCAGGCCGACACAATCGCAGCGATCGCCGATGGGCTGAAGCGCTGGGCGCCGCGCCACGTCGTGCTCGATCCGGTGATGGTCGCAACCTCGGGCGATCGGCTGCTGGCGGCCGAGGCCGTCGATGCGCTGAAGACCATGCTGTTTCCACTGGCCTCGCTGATCACGCCGAACCTGCCGGAAGCGGCGGCGCTCTTGAACGAGCCGGTCGCCTCGAACGAGGCCGACGTCGAGCGACAAGGCAAGCGATTGCTCGCGATGGGATGTCGCGCGGTGCTGGTGAAGGGCGGCCACGGCTCCGGCGTTGACAGCATCGACTATCTGATCGACGCCGCGCGCAGCATCGCACTCGCGGCACCACGCATTGCCACCGCGAACACGCACGGCACCGGCTGCTCGCTGTCGTCGGCAATCGCGGCAGGACTCGCGAAGGGCGAGGGCATGGAGACCGCCGTGCGCAACGCCAAGGCCTGGATCACGGGTGCGATCGCAGAAGCCGATCGCTTCGCCGTCGGCCACGGCCACGGACCGGTGCATCACTTCCACAAATACTACTGAAGCTCTTGTAGCCCGGATGGAGCGCAGCGAAATCCGGGGCCGCGACATCCGCGGATACAGGACCCCGGATTGCGCTTCGCTTCATCCGGGCTACGCGATCATCGCCGCTTCGGATGTGTGTTGTTCCGCCGCGATATGCGCACAACACAACGCCTGTTCCACACAGCTGCGATCGCCCATGTCGCCAGATTGTCGCACGCCCCTGTTATCCGCAGGGGAGGGGCGTGCTGCTGATTCTCGTTAACTGTTTGTGGGGCCTTGGGTCGCGGGGATCGTCATCGCCTTGTCACAGGAATCTGTTAGGTGCACAGGCATGGGAAGTGACTCCTTGAGTGAAGAGAGCCCCGAGCGGCGCTTTCGCACTTTGTTTATCTCCGATGTCCATCTCGGAGCCCGCGGTTCGCAAGCCGACCGCCTGCTGGACTTCCTCCGCTCTCACGATGCCGACACGATCTACCTCGTTGGTGATATCGTCGATGGCTGGGCGCTGAAGTCGAACTGGTACTGGCCGCAGACCCATAACGATTTCGTGCAAAAGATGCTGCGCAAGGCGCGCAAGGGTGCCAAGGTGATTTACGTCCCGGGCAACCACGACGAGTTCCTGCGCAAATATTACGGTACGCATTTCGGCGGCATCGACGTGGTGGAGAACACCGTCCACACCGGCGCCGACGGCAAGCGCTACCTCGTGATCCACGGCGACATCTTCGATCTCGTGGTGCAGAACGCGCGCTGGCTCGCCCATCTCGGCGACAAGGCCTACGACTTCGCGATCCAGATGAATCGCTTCGTCAACTTCTTCCGCAAGATGTTCGGCGTTCCCTACTGGTCGCTGTCGCAATGGGCCAAGCTGAAGGTCAAGAAGGCGGTGAACTATATCGGCGCGTTCGAGGCGACGCTTGCCGGTGAGGCGCGGCGCCACGGCTGCGACGGCGTGATCTGCGGCCACATCCACTACGCGACGATTCATGACGAGCACGGCATCCGCTACATGAATTGCGGCGACTGGGTCGAGAGCTGCACCGCGCTCGCCGAGCATGAGGACGGCAGCTTCGAAATCATCACCTGGACCGACCCGGTGCGCCGGATCGCGCCGGTTCCGCGAGTGACGGCACGCGCTGCATGACGCATATCCTGGTCGCGACCGATGCGTGGCATCCCCAGGTCAACGGGGTTGTCCGCACGCTGACCATGATGGCACAGGCGGCGCAATCGCTCGGCGTCGAGGTGAGCTTCCTGACGCCGGACGAGTTCCGCACCTTCGCGATGCCGAGCTATCGCGATCTCCGGCTGGCGCTGCCGTACCGGTCCAAGGTCGCGAGCCTGATCGAGGCGGCCAAGCCCGACAGCATCCATATCGCGACCGAAGGCCCGATCGGGCTGTCGGTTCGCCGCTATTGCCGCAAGTGCGGCCTGCCGTTCACGACGAGCTTCCACACCCGCTTTCCCGAATACGTCTCGGCACGGACACCGGTTCCGGAAGCCTGGGTGTGGCGTGCGCTGCGCTGGTTCCACAAGCCGAGCCGGGCGGTGATGGCGGCGACCCCGGCGCTGGCCGCCGAGCTGCGCCAGCGCGGCTTCCGCAACGTGGTGCTGTGGTCGCGCGGCGTCGATACCGCGCTGTTCCATCCGCGCGACGTCGATCTCTGCCTGCCGCAGCCGGTCTATCTCAGCGTCGGCCGGGTGGCGGTGGAGAAGAATCTCGAGGCGTTCCTCGATCTCGATCTGCCCGGCACCAAGGTCGTGGTCGGCGACGGGCCGGCGCGGGCGGCGCTGGAGCGGAAATATCCGGAAGCCGTCTTCCTCGGCGCTCGTCATGGGGAAGAATTGGCCGAAATCTATGCTGCGGCCGACGTGTTCGTTTTCCCCAGCCGCACCGATACGTTCGGTTTGGTGCTGCTGGAGGCGCTGGCGAGCGGCCTGCCGGTTGCCGCTTTTCCGGTCACCGGCCCTCGTGACGTGATCGGCGCGGCGCCGGTCGGCGTGCTCGACGAGGATTTGCGGCACGCTTGCCTGGAGGCGCTCAGCATTCCGCGGCAGGCCTGCGTCGATTTCGCCGCGCTCCACACCTGGCAGGCATCGGCCCGGGTGTTCATCGACCGCTGCATGAACGTCCGCCCCGCAGCGCCCGACGGCGAGGGGGAGGCGTTCGAATTCGGCGCCGAAGAGCACCATTTCGCGGCCTTGCCCGCCCCGCATCCCACCTCACGCTAAAGCGTCTTGCCGGGCTGCCCGGCGCCGCGATAGAAATTGCGGATGACGGACACCCCTCTCAATCCACCCGTCGCTGCCGCGGACATCGATGCCGCCGCAAGGGTGGTCGCGCCGTTCGCGGTGCGCACGCCGCTCCTGACCTTCCCCGTTCTCAACGAACGTGTCGGCAGCCGGGTCTTCCTCAAGCCCGAGATGCTGCAGCGGACCGGATCGTTCAAGTTCCGCGGCGCCTTCAACAAGCTCGCCTCGATCCCGCAGGACAAGCGGAGCGGCGGCGTCGTTGCGTTCTCCTCGGGCAACCACGCCCAGGGCGTTGCCGCGGCGGCAAAGATCCTCAACATGCAGGCGACCATCGTGATGCCTGCGGACTCCCCGCTCACCAAGCGCGAGCGGACCAAGTCCTATGGCGCCGAGGTCGTGCTGTACGATCGCGATCGCGACGACCGTGCGGCGATCGCGAGCGGCATCGCCAGCAAGCGTGGCGCGACGTTGGTGCCTCCCTATGACGATCCCCTGGTGATCGCGGGCCAGGGCACCGCCGGCCGCGAGATCGCCGAGGACATGGCGGCGCTCGGGCTGACGCCCGATATCGTGGTCGCGCCGGCATCAGGCGGCGGTTTGATCGCGGGTGTCGCCACCGCGGTGAAAGCAAAATATCCGCAGGCCCAGGTGATCGTCGCCGAGCCCGCGGGCTATGACGATCACGCCCTGTCGCTCAAGGTCGGCCATCGCGAGGCGCATCCGGTCGCCGCGCGCACCATCTGCGATGCGCTGATGGCGATGATGCCGGGCGAATTGACCTTCGCCATCAACAGCAAGCTGCTCGCGAATGGCGTCAGCGCCACCGATGACGAAGTCGGCGCGGCCGTCGCCTTTGCCTATCGCGAGCTGAAGCTCGTGGTCGAGCCGGGCGGCGCGATCGGGCTTGCTGCGCTGCTGGCGGGGCGGATCGACGCCAAGGGCAAGAACGTCGTCATCGTGCTCTCGGGCGGCAATGTCGATGCCGACCTGTTCGCGAAGCTTGTCGCCTGAGATCAGTATCTTGAAAAGAAACGGGGGCAGGGCGGTACGCGCTCTGCCCCCGTTTCGTTGTGGCGTGCGGCCGATCAGTGCCTGAAGCCGCCACGGTGGCCGCCGCTCATTCCGCCGGGGTGTGAGCCGGTCGGGCTTGGGTGGAACGCGGTATGGCCACCACCCGATCCCATCCGGCTGACACGCGTGTTCTGCCGCTCGGCGCGGACGTGCTGCCCGCCGTTGTCCTTCATGATCCGGTTCGACGAGGTGTTGCCGGCATTGGCTCCAGGAAGGTTCGCAACCTTGCCCTTGCCGATTGAGCCCGGCGCGTCGACCGGCTTCGCGCCTGATGCGGGCATGGTCACGATCTTGCCGACGGTGCTCTGGGCGCCGGCATTGAGCGGCTGGAAGGTCTGACGGTTTGACAGCCGCGTGAACTGCATCAGCGGGATTGCCTTCGGCTGCGCCTGCAGCTTCAACGCCGCCTGCGCGTAAGGGCTGCCAGCGAAATTGTCGTGGAAGGTCTTGTAGGCGAACGGCGTGTTGGCAAGCACAGCCTTGTGCCAGGCCGCGACCTGCAACCAGTTCGTCAGCAGGAAGCGAATGCGCTCGCACAGCGGATCGCGCGGATACAGCCGGATGAACTCCTCGTAGTATTCCGGCCGGCCCTCGGACAGCACGAAGTCATAGGCCTGACGCACCGAGCGGTTCGGCAGGTTCGATGCCATCTGCACGATTGGGCCGTTCGCCGGCGCACGCGCCGACGCGCCCGCGGTGTCGCCGAAGAAATAGAAATCGGAGGTCAGCGACGAGCTTTCCCAGGGCGTCTGGCGGCCGTCGGTCGTCGAGTTGACGTCGAGGCGGATGCGCTTGAACAGCTGCTCGATCGGCAGATTGGGTTCGCGCGCCAGGCGCAGGAAGGCGTTGGTGTAGGGACTGTGGCCGTTGCTGCCGTCCTGCGCCTCCATGCCGGGCGCGGTCGAATAGCCGACGATCGAGCCGCTGGGTGCGTCGACCACGGCAAGGCCGCGGCCGGCGTCGTTGACGTTCGGAAACGGGTTGTTGCGGCAGGCGTCGAGCACCACGATGCGCATCCGGCTCGGGATGTTCTCGAGCGTGCCCATCACGTCGACGAGGCGCACCGCATTGCCGTCGAGGTCGGACGGCGTTGCGATCCTGGCATCGACCGGAATCAGATAGTTCTCACCGGCAAGCTGCACGCCGTGGCCGGCGTAGTAGATCATCGCGACCGTGCCGGGGCCGCGCGCCGCGACCTTGTCGGAGAAATCCCGCAACACTTTCACCATGTCGCTTTGCCTGAGGTCGGTCGCGGAGATCACCTCGAAGCCGGCCGCGTTCAACAGCTCGGCCATCGACTGCGCGTCATTGCCGGGATTGGCGAGTCTTGGCGCATTCTCATAGTTCGCATTGCCGATCACCAACGCGACGCGCTGCTCGGGGCCGCGCAGCGCGCCCGGCACCGCCGCCGCTGATGTCGCGGGCGAAGCCGCCTGGTCGACGGAGTGTGCCGGCGCCTGCGCTGCATTGCCGACGGTGATGCCGCCGGTCTCGGCAGTCGCTGTGCCCGATACACCGAGGCTGAACAGGCCGAGCAATGCGGCCGATATCATGATGGATGTCAGGCGGACCATGGCGCGCTCCCAAAGCTGGTCCCGGTGCGGGACCGGTCGCGGCAAGGCTAGGCGCGGACGCGCCCGCCGTACGTGAATTGGGTCACGCTGCGCGGGTGGTCAAACGGGAACAAACCGCCTCAAGGGAAGCTGCGGATGACTTCGATCGGCCCGACGATTGCAGCATTGAATGCCGGCAGGTCCTCCGCCGGAATCCAGTATTCGAGATGTGCGCGGCCGCCTGCCTCCTGCACATCGTAGCGATCGATGAAGCTTCGCTCGACCTGAAACCTTGTGACGAATCCAGCGCCACTTGCGGGTACGTTCCAGTCGCGCGCGATCTTTGCGGCATATTCTTCCGTCAGGACCGGATAGAAGATCGGTTGATCGGGAAGCCGTGGCGGAAAGGCTCGCATGCCACTCTGCTCGATCAGTGCGAGCTCCTGGGGGCCTACTGGTCGCCAAAGAGTGATCGTGGCGGCTTTTTCCGACATCGGATCGAGCGCCTACGAGAAGAACGCGATCTTCTCGGCCTGGCTCATGCGGCGGATCGGCGCGAGCGGATCGTTGGCCGCGACGCTCGGCTTCTTCAGCAGGCCGCTGGCGATGATGGTCGAGCCGAGCGAGACCTCCGCGGCGGGAGCGGGAGCCTCAACGATGGTCGGCAGAGGCGGCGGTGCGGCCGCCGGCGCCGCGGCAACTGTCGCTGCGGCCATCAAGGGCGGCTCGACCCTGACCTCGACCTTCGGCTCGGGCGGCGGTGCAGGCTCAGGCTGAATGGCCGGCGCATCCATCTCGGGCTCGGCGGCCATCGCCTCGGCGACGCGCATCTCCTCGGCTGCGCGCATTTCCTCGGCGATCGCGTCTTCGTCGATCGGATCGGGCGCGCCCATCTCCATCGCGATGAGGTCGAGCACCGCTTCGTCCTCGGCATCGGCGGCGGCCTCGTCGGTGACGCGGGCGAGCTCTGCGGCTTCGGCTTCGGCCAGCGCAGCTTCCGCCTTGAGCCATGCTTCGCTCGGCTCTCGCATGGCGGCCGCGGTAGCCTCAGGGACCGGCGTTGCAACGGGTGCCGCGGCGAGCGGCGTTGTGACAGCCTCTTGAGACGGCGCCGGCGGCGTCGCGGTGGCAGTCGCGTCGGGCGCAGCGCTTTCGGCCACTGGTTGCGCCGAGGGGGCAGCCGCGGACGTTTCCGCAACCGGTGCTTCGGCGGCGGCCGGTTCGGCCGCGGGCGTCGCCCCTTGGTCCGGATCGAATTCGCTGAGCCGGCGGGCCAGCGCCGCGAAGGCGGCGTCGAGCACGGCCTTGGCGTCGTTCATCGAGACCTCGGCGGCGCCGGCCTCGATCGCGCTGGCCTGCGAATCGATGATGTCGCAGATCCGGCCGTCATTGCCGATTTCGCGCAGCCGCCAGGAGATCTCCCGAATCACCCGCACGCCCTTGCGCACCGGCCCGAGGTTCTGATCGAAGCTGATGCCGTCGAGCGCCGCGATGGCGGAGGCCTGGGCGACCTCGATCGCGCTGCGCATGGCGGCCAGCGTCTCTGCCAGCTGCTCGTCCCTGACGGCCGCTGCGGCGGCCTGCCGCTGCGCGCTGAGGCTTTCCTCGATCCGAGCCACGGCATCGAGCACCATGCGGGTGTCGGCATTGCGGTTGCGCTTGGCGTATTCGCCGAGGAACCAGCGGCCCCGCGAGGTCTCCATGAAGGCCGCGCTGATCGCGGCATAGTCCTCCTCGCTCGGCAGGGCCGCGCGGGCGGATATCGGCGACAGGGCGAATGCTTCTTCGGCCATCACAATCTCTCCGCGCAAATCACTGCGCGTTACGCTAACGATCACCACGATATCGCGCGAATCGCAATTGAATTGATGTCTT
This Bradyrhizobium sp. CCBAU 53421 DNA region includes the following protein-coding sequences:
- a CDS encoding cytochrome c, translated to MLRRILLLAGLAGLIGLGVFWWLTIPATVAASALPAYQPNLANGLTTFNAGGCSSCHAVPKQDDRTRLGGGLAIPSPFGTFYAPNISPDPNDGIGRWSEADFVTAVMKGTSPSGTHYFPAFPYTSYQHARVNDVRDLFAYLKTLPPVAGKVREHDLPFPFNIRRDVGVWKFLFMDGKPFIADASRSAHWYRGAYLVNSFGHCAECHSPRNFLGGIITSQRFAGGPNPEGEGWVPNITPRGIADWSAKDIAYFLESGQTPDGDSAGGSMVRVIRNTSQLSSSDRDAIAEYIKSLPPVDGPPKPTRKADKSDPS
- a CDS encoding DoxX family protein, which translates into the protein MPITMVTIAGRSLLALLFILAGAAKIAGPKPFLDHMAAHHIPGVLLPLVIALELGAGLALMIGWQLSFAAGALALFCLATAFGFHLDLADKVERTLFFKDLAIAGGLMVIAASAWRG
- a CDS encoding TetR/AcrR family transcriptional regulator, with translation MRDIADAAGFSQGAFYSNFPDKEAILLELVQQHQSEERAKIESVLGQTPGEPAKVMAGLEKWAATANSDPGFAVLAIELQLQALRSPTFAQGYNELNRKHRRALGVLVTRLFELLGKQAPADPVEIATGFIALGRGMALLSRGGEVSRSGRIVVTFLKALIDAAPAA
- a CDS encoding Lrp/AsnC ligand binding domain-containing protein, which codes for MVPFFVQIKCKLGQSYTVANALAEAEIASEIYSTAGNYDLLVKFYVDHDTDIGHFINEKVQVIPGIQDTLTIITFKAFGAK
- the thiD gene encoding bifunctional hydroxymethylpyrimidine kinase/phosphomethylpyrimidine kinase, whose protein sequence is MTPVALTIAGSDSSGGAGIQADLKSFAALGVYGASAITALTAQNTTGVSGIHPVPASFVTAQIDAVFSDLDVGAVKIGMVAQADTIAAIADGLKRWAPRHVVLDPVMVATSGDRLLAAEAVDALKTMLFPLASLITPNLPEAAALLNEPVASNEADVERQGKRLLAMGCRAVLVKGGHGSGVDSIDYLIDAARSIALAAPRIATANTHGTGCSLSSAIAAGLAKGEGMETAVRNAKAWITGAIAEADRFAVGHGHGPVHHFHKYY
- a CDS encoding UDP-2,3-diacylglucosamine diphosphatase, yielding MGSDSLSEESPERRFRTLFISDVHLGARGSQADRLLDFLRSHDADTIYLVGDIVDGWALKSNWYWPQTHNDFVQKMLRKARKGAKVIYVPGNHDEFLRKYYGTHFGGIDVVENTVHTGADGKRYLVIHGDIFDLVVQNARWLAHLGDKAYDFAIQMNRFVNFFRKMFGVPYWSLSQWAKLKVKKAVNYIGAFEATLAGEARRHGCDGVICGHIHYATIHDEHGIRYMNCGDWVESCTALAEHEDGSFEIITWTDPVRRIAPVPRVTARAA
- a CDS encoding glycosyltransferase family 1 protein, translating into MTHILVATDAWHPQVNGVVRTLTMMAQAAQSLGVEVSFLTPDEFRTFAMPSYRDLRLALPYRSKVASLIEAAKPDSIHIATEGPIGLSVRRYCRKCGLPFTTSFHTRFPEYVSARTPVPEAWVWRALRWFHKPSRAVMAATPALAAELRQRGFRNVVLWSRGVDTALFHPRDVDLCLPQPVYLSVGRVAVEKNLEAFLDLDLPGTKVVVGDGPARAALERKYPEAVFLGARHGEELAEIYAAADVFVFPSRTDTFGLVLLEALASGLPVAAFPVTGPRDVIGAAPVGVLDEDLRHACLEALSIPRQACVDFAALHTWQASARVFIDRCMNVRPAAPDGEGEAFEFGAEEHHFAALPAPHPTSR
- a CDS encoding threonine/serine dehydratase yields the protein MTDTPLNPPVAAADIDAAARVVAPFAVRTPLLTFPVLNERVGSRVFLKPEMLQRTGSFKFRGAFNKLASIPQDKRSGGVVAFSSGNHAQGVAAAAKILNMQATIVMPADSPLTKRERTKSYGAEVVLYDRDRDDRAAIASGIASKRGATLVPPYDDPLVIAGQGTAGREIAEDMAALGLTPDIVVAPASGGGLIAGVATAVKAKYPQAQVIVAEPAGYDDHALSLKVGHREAHPVAARTICDALMAMMPGELTFAINSKLLANGVSATDDEVGAAVAFAYRELKLVVEPGGAIGLAALLAGRIDAKGKNVVIVLSGGNVDADLFAKLVA
- a CDS encoding caspase family protein, translated to MVRLTSIMISAALLGLFSLGVSGTATAETGGITVGNAAQAPAHSVDQAASPATSAAAVPGALRGPEQRVALVIGNANYENAPRLANPGNDAQSMAELLNAAGFEVISATDLRQSDMVKVLRDFSDKVAARGPGTVAMIYYAGHGVQLAGENYLIPVDARIATPSDLDGNAVRLVDVMGTLENIPSRMRIVVLDACRNNPFPNVNDAGRGLAVVDAPSGSIVGYSTAPGMEAQDGSNGHSPYTNAFLRLAREPNLPIEQLFKRIRLDVNSTTDGRQTPWESSSLTSDFYFFGDTAGASARAPANGPIVQMASNLPNRSVRQAYDFVLSEGRPEYYEEFIRLYPRDPLCERIRFLLTNWLQVAAWHKAVLANTPFAYKTFHDNFAGSPYAQAALKLQAQPKAIPLMQFTRLSNRQTFQPLNAGAQSTVGKIVTMPASGAKPVDAPGSIGKGKVANLPGANAGNTSSNRIMKDNGGQHVRAERQNTRVSRMGSGGGHTAFHPSPTGSHPGGMSGGHRGGFRH
- a CDS encoding ADP-ribosylation/crystallin J1, which translates into the protein MSEKAATITLWRPVGPQELALIEQSGMRAFPPRLPDQPIFYPVLTEEYAAKIARDWNVPASGAGFVTRFQVERSFIDRYDVQEAGGRAHLEYWIPAEDLPAFNAAIVGPIEVIRSFP